One region of Vitis vinifera cultivar Pinot Noir 40024 chromosome 1, ASM3070453v1 genomic DNA includes:
- the LOC100262550 gene encoding uncharacterized protein LOC100262550, translating into METETSFSHVASPIFDGDNYQAWVVRMTVHLEALDLWEAIEEDYDVPPLPANPTMTQLKNHKERKTKKSKAKAYLFSAVSSTIFTRIMNLESAKDIWDYLKKEYQGNERTKNMKVLNLIREFEMLKMKETETIKDYSDKLLGIVNKVRLLGKDFSDERIVQKILVTLPEKYESKISSLEESKDLSSISLAELVNALQAQEQRRMIRKEESMEGALQAKA; encoded by the coding sequence ATGGAAACTGAAACAAGTTTCTCCCATGTTGCATCACCGATTTTTGATGGTGATAACTATCAAGCCTGGGTTGTTAGAATGACAGTCCATCTTGAAGCATTAGATCTTTGGGAAGCTATAGAGGAAGACTATGATGTTCCCCCATTGCCGGCAAACCCTACGATGACTCAGCTTAAGAACCACAAAGAGAGGAAGACCAAGAAGTCCAAAGCTAAAGCCTACTTATTCTCTGCTGTTTCAAGCACTATATTTACAAGAATCATGAACCTGGAGTCAGCAAAAGATATTTGGGACTACCTCAAAAAGGAATACCAAGGCAATGAAAGAACCAAAAATATGAAAGTACTCAACTTGATCAGGGagtttgaaatgttgaaaaTGAAGGAGACAGAAACCATCAAAGACTACTCTGACAAGTTGCTGGGCATAGTAAACAAGGTGAGGTTGCTTGGTAAGGACTTCTCTGATGAACGAATTGTGCAAAAAATTCTTGTAACTCTGCCTGAAAAGTATGAGTCTAAAATTTCTTCATTAGAAGAATCTAAGGATTTGTCAAGCATATCCTTGGCAGAATTGGTGAATGCATTGCAGGCACAAGAGCAAAGGAGAAtgataagaaaagaagaatcgATGGAGGGTGCGCTTCAAGCAAAGGCATAA